In Camelina sativa cultivar DH55 chromosome 16, Cs, whole genome shotgun sequence, a single window of DNA contains:
- the LOC109124836 gene encoding glutamate receptor 3.5 isoform X1, whose translation MGFFVMMRCYDSMGLMLLLCVFGFWVLPTKGAGGESFLQNSYFPSLPSSVNVGALFTYDSFIGRAAKPAFVAAIEEVNADQSILRGTKLNIVFQDSDCSGFVGTMRALQLMENKVVAAIGPQSSGLGHIISHVANELHVPLLSFAATDPTLSSLQFPYFLRTTLNDNFQMKAIADFVSYCRWRQVVAIFVDDEYGRNGVSALGDALAKKRAKISYKAAITPGAGNSSISGLLASVNLMESRIFVVHVNPDSGLNIFSVAKSLGMMGSGYVWITTDWLLTALDSMEPLDTKAMDLLQGVVAFRHYTPESEKKRRFKARWKNLRSKESSRSDDGFNSYALYAYDSVWLVARALDVFFSQGNTVTFSSDPNLKNTNDSNIKLSALDVFNEGERFLQTILEINYTGLTGKIEFDSEKDRINPAYDILNIKSTGPQRVGYWSNHTGFSVVPPETLYSKPSNTSAKNQRLNEIIWPGEVRKPPRGWVFPDNGKPLIIGVPNRVSYKYYASKDNNSLGVKGYCIDIFEAAVQLLPYPVPRTYVLYGDGKRNPSYDNLIGEVNANSFDVAVGDVTIITNRTKFVDFTQPFMESGLVVVAPVKGAKSSPWSFLKPFTIEMWAVTGALFLFVGAVIWILEHRFNEEFRGPPRRQIITVFWFSFSTMFFSHRENTVSTLGRFVLLIWLFVVLIINSSYTASLTSILTVQQLTSRIEGMDSLITSNEAIGVQDGSFAWKYLVNELNIAPSRIMLLKDEVEYLSALQRGPRGGGVAAIVDELPYIKALLSNSNCKFRTVGQEFTRTGWGFAFQRDSPLAVDMSTAILQLSEEGKLERIRKKWLTYDHECTMQISDTENYQISVQSFWGLFLICGIVWLIALTLFCWKVFWQYQRLRPEVSDEERTSEEAGSSSRPGRSLRAASFKDLIKVVDRREAEIKEMLREKSSKKLKASQSSAENSQSKHSETSIEAVT comes from the exons ATGGGATTTTTCGTGATGATGAGATGTTATGATTCCATGGGACTTATGCTCCTCCtatgtgtttttggtttctggGTTTTACCAACGAAAGGTGCTGGTGGAGAAAGTTTCTTACAAAACTCTTATTTTCCTTCTTTGCCAAGCTCTGTCAACGTTGGAGCTCTGTTTACTTATGATTCTTTCATTGGAAGAGCGGCCAAACCCGCGTTTGTGGCTGCCATTGAAGAAGTTAATGCTGATCAGAGTATTCTCAGGGGCACTAAACTCAATATCGTCTTCCAGGACTCAGACTGCAGCGGATTTGTTGGCACCATGAGAG CTTTGCAGCTAATGGAGAACAAAGTGGTTGCAGCCATTGGTCCACAATCTTCAGGACTTGGTCACATAATCTCTCATGTGGCTAATGAGCTCCATGTACCTCTCTTGTCATTTGCAGCAACAGACCCTACTCTTTCTTCGCTTCAATTCCCTTATTTCCTTCGTACCACACTAAACGACAACTTCCAGATGAAAGCAATCGCGGATTTTGTATCCTATTGTAGATGGAGACAAGTTGTTGCGATCTTTGTGGATGATGAGTATGGTAGGAACGGAGTATCTGCTTTGGGTGATGCTTTAGCCAAGAAACGTGCCAAGATCTCTTACAAGGCTGCAATAACACCTGGTGCAGGTAATAGCTCAATCAGTGGCTTATTGGCTTCTGTTAATCTGATGGAATCTCGCATCTTTGTTGTTCATGTCAATCCTGATTCGGGTTTGAACATATTCTCTGTCGCCAAGTCTCTTGGTATGATGGGAAGTGGCTATGTCTGGATCACCACTGATTGGCTTCTTACAGCTTTGGATTCCATGGAACCGTTGGATACCAAAGCTATGGATCTCTTGCAAGGAGTGGTTGCTTTTCGCCATTACACACCTGAGAGTGAAAAGAAGAGACGGTTTAAAGCAAGATGGAAAAACCTTAGATCCAAGGAGAGTTCAAGAAGTGATGATGGCTTTAATTCTTACGCGCTGTATGCTTATGATTCTGTTTGGTTAGTAGCTCGTGCTCTTGATGTTTTCTTCAGCCAAGGCAATACAGTGACTTTCTCTAGTGATCCTAATCTGAAAAATACCAACGACAGTAACATTAAGCTATCAGCACTTGACGTTTTCAATGAAGGGGAGAGGTTTTTACAGACCATTCTCGAGATAAACTATACAGGTCTGACCGGAAAAATCGAGTTTGATTCAGAGAAAGACAGGATTAATCCAGCCTACGATATTCTTAACATAAAAAGTACAGGTCCACAGAGGGTTGGGTACTGGTCGAATCATACAGGTTTCTCAGTTGTGCCTCCGGAGACATTATACTCTAAGCCTTCAAACACATCTGCTAAAAACCAACGTCTCAATGAGATCATATGGCCAGGGGAAGTAAGAAAGCCACCTCGGGGTTGGGTTTTCCCTGACAATGGAAAACCGCTCATCATCGGGGTGCCTAACCGTGTGAGCTACAAATACTATGCTTCTAAGGACAATAACTCGCTTGGTGTTAAAGGCTATTGCATCGACATCTTTGAAGCTGCGGTTCAATTGCTTCCGTATCCTGTTCCACGTACTTATGTACTATACGGGGACGGGAAGAGAAACCCTTCATATGACAACCTCATAGGTGAAGTTAATGCAAAT AGTTTCGATGTAGCTGTTGGAGATGTTACAATCATTACAAACAGAACCAAGTTTGTAGATTTCACGCAGCCATTTATGGAATCAGGGCTTGTGGTGGTAGCTCCAGTGAAGGGGGCCAAGTCTAGTCCTTGGTCGTTCTTGAAGCCATTCACTATAGAGATGTGGGCTGTGACCGGCgccctttttctctttgttggaGCCGTCATTTGGATTCTTGAACACCGTTTTAACGAAGAATTCCGCGGACCTCCTAGGCGTCAAATCATTACTGTCTTCTG GTTTAGCTTCTCAACAATGTTCTTCTCTCACA GGGAGAACACAGTCAGCACGCTGGGGAGGTTTGTGCTACTCATATGGTTATTTGTGGTTCTAATCATCAACTCGAGTTACACGGCGAGTCTCACTTCAATCCTCACCGTTCAACAGCTAACATCACGGATAGAAGGAATGGACAGTCTAATAACAAGTAACGAAGCCATTGGAGTCCAAGACGGTAGCTTCGCGTGGAAATATCTGGTCAATGAACTTAACATAGCTCCATCAAGAATCATGCTGTTGAAAGACGAAGTAGAATATCTCTCTGCTCTTCAACGTGGTCCTAGAGGCGGTGGCGTTGCAGCCATAGTTGACGAGCTTCCCTACATTAAAGCCCTCTTGTCAAACAGCAACTGCAAGTTCCGTACTGTTGGACAGGAGTTCACCCGGACAGGCTGGGGATTT GCCTTCCAGAGAGACTCTCCTCTAGCTGTAGACATGTCGACTGCGATCCTGCAGCTGTCCGAAGAAGGGAAACTCGAGAGAATCCGAAAGAAATGGCTTACCTACGACCACGAATGCACAATGCAGATTTCAGACACAGAAAACTATCAAATCTCGGTACAGAGTTTTTGGGGACTCTTCTTGATCTGTGGCATCGTTTGGTTGATTGCACTGACACTCTTCTGCTGGAAAGTGTTCTGGCAATACCAACGGTTAAGACCAGAAGTGAGTGATGAAGAAAGGACGAGCGAAGAGGCTGGTTCTTCTTCTAGACCAGGGAGAAGTTTGAGAGCGGCAAGTTTCAAGGATCTGATCAAAGTTGTTGATAGGAGAGAAGCAGAGATCAAGGAGATGCTTAGGGAGAAGAGCAGTAAGAAACTCAAAGCTAGCCAAAGCTCAGCTGAGAATTCGCAATCAAAACATTCTGAAACCTCCATAGAGGCGGTTACATAG
- the LOC109124836 gene encoding glutamate receptor 3.5 isoform X3, producing MGFFVMMRCYDSMGLMLLLCVFGFWVLPTKGAGGESFLQNSYFPSLPSSVNVGALFTYDSFIGRAAKPAFVAAIEEVNADQSILRGTKLNIVFQDSDCSGFVGTMRALQLMENKVVAAIGPQSSGLGHIISHVANELHVPLLSFAATDPTLSSLQFPYFLRTTLNDNFQMKAIADFVSYCRWRQVVAIFVDDEYGRNGVSALGDALAKKRAKISYKAAITPGAGNSSISGLLASVNLMESRIFVVHVNPDSGLNIFSVAKSLGMMGSGYVWITTDWLLTALDSMEPLDTKAMDLLQGVVAFRHYTPESEKKRRFKARWKNLRSKESSRSDDGFNSYALYAYDSVWLVARALDVFFSQGNTVTFSSDPNLKNTNDSNIKLSALDVFNEGERFLQTILEINYTGLTGKIEFDSEKDRINPAYDILNIKSTGPQRVGYWSNHTGFSVVPPETLYSKPSNTSAKNQRLNEIIWPGEVRKPPRGWVFPDNGKPLIIGVPNRVSYKYYASKDNNSLGVKGYCIDIFEAAVQLLPYPVPRTYVLYGDGKRNPSYDNLIGEVNANSFDVAVGDVTIITNRTKFVDFTQPFMESGLVVVAPVKGAKSSPWSFLKPFTIEMWAVTGALFLFVGAVIWILEHRFNEEFRGPPRRQIITVFWFSFSTMFFSHRENTVSTLGS from the exons ATGGGATTTTTCGTGATGATGAGATGTTATGATTCCATGGGACTTATGCTCCTCCtatgtgtttttggtttctggGTTTTACCAACGAAAGGTGCTGGTGGAGAAAGTTTCTTACAAAACTCTTATTTTCCTTCTTTGCCAAGCTCTGTCAACGTTGGAGCTCTGTTTACTTATGATTCTTTCATTGGAAGAGCGGCCAAACCCGCGTTTGTGGCTGCCATTGAAGAAGTTAATGCTGATCAGAGTATTCTCAGGGGCACTAAACTCAATATCGTCTTCCAGGACTCAGACTGCAGCGGATTTGTTGGCACCATGAGAG CTTTGCAGCTAATGGAGAACAAAGTGGTTGCAGCCATTGGTCCACAATCTTCAGGACTTGGTCACATAATCTCTCATGTGGCTAATGAGCTCCATGTACCTCTCTTGTCATTTGCAGCAACAGACCCTACTCTTTCTTCGCTTCAATTCCCTTATTTCCTTCGTACCACACTAAACGACAACTTCCAGATGAAAGCAATCGCGGATTTTGTATCCTATTGTAGATGGAGACAAGTTGTTGCGATCTTTGTGGATGATGAGTATGGTAGGAACGGAGTATCTGCTTTGGGTGATGCTTTAGCCAAGAAACGTGCCAAGATCTCTTACAAGGCTGCAATAACACCTGGTGCAGGTAATAGCTCAATCAGTGGCTTATTGGCTTCTGTTAATCTGATGGAATCTCGCATCTTTGTTGTTCATGTCAATCCTGATTCGGGTTTGAACATATTCTCTGTCGCCAAGTCTCTTGGTATGATGGGAAGTGGCTATGTCTGGATCACCACTGATTGGCTTCTTACAGCTTTGGATTCCATGGAACCGTTGGATACCAAAGCTATGGATCTCTTGCAAGGAGTGGTTGCTTTTCGCCATTACACACCTGAGAGTGAAAAGAAGAGACGGTTTAAAGCAAGATGGAAAAACCTTAGATCCAAGGAGAGTTCAAGAAGTGATGATGGCTTTAATTCTTACGCGCTGTATGCTTATGATTCTGTTTGGTTAGTAGCTCGTGCTCTTGATGTTTTCTTCAGCCAAGGCAATACAGTGACTTTCTCTAGTGATCCTAATCTGAAAAATACCAACGACAGTAACATTAAGCTATCAGCACTTGACGTTTTCAATGAAGGGGAGAGGTTTTTACAGACCATTCTCGAGATAAACTATACAGGTCTGACCGGAAAAATCGAGTTTGATTCAGAGAAAGACAGGATTAATCCAGCCTACGATATTCTTAACATAAAAAGTACAGGTCCACAGAGGGTTGGGTACTGGTCGAATCATACAGGTTTCTCAGTTGTGCCTCCGGAGACATTATACTCTAAGCCTTCAAACACATCTGCTAAAAACCAACGTCTCAATGAGATCATATGGCCAGGGGAAGTAAGAAAGCCACCTCGGGGTTGGGTTTTCCCTGACAATGGAAAACCGCTCATCATCGGGGTGCCTAACCGTGTGAGCTACAAATACTATGCTTCTAAGGACAATAACTCGCTTGGTGTTAAAGGCTATTGCATCGACATCTTTGAAGCTGCGGTTCAATTGCTTCCGTATCCTGTTCCACGTACTTATGTACTATACGGGGACGGGAAGAGAAACCCTTCATATGACAACCTCATAGGTGAAGTTAATGCAAAT AGTTTCGATGTAGCTGTTGGAGATGTTACAATCATTACAAACAGAACCAAGTTTGTAGATTTCACGCAGCCATTTATGGAATCAGGGCTTGTGGTGGTAGCTCCAGTGAAGGGGGCCAAGTCTAGTCCTTGGTCGTTCTTGAAGCCATTCACTATAGAGATGTGGGCTGTGACCGGCgccctttttctctttgttggaGCCGTCATTTGGATTCTTGAACACCGTTTTAACGAAGAATTCCGCGGACCTCCTAGGCGTCAAATCATTACTGTCTTCTG GTTTAGCTTCTCAACAATGTTCTTCTCTCACA GGGAGAACACAGTCAGCACGCTGGGGAG CTAA
- the LOC109124836 gene encoding glutamate receptor 3.5 isoform X2, whose product MENKVVAAIGPQSSGLGHIISHVANELHVPLLSFAATDPTLSSLQFPYFLRTTLNDNFQMKAIADFVSYCRWRQVVAIFVDDEYGRNGVSALGDALAKKRAKISYKAAITPGAGNSSISGLLASVNLMESRIFVVHVNPDSGLNIFSVAKSLGMMGSGYVWITTDWLLTALDSMEPLDTKAMDLLQGVVAFRHYTPESEKKRRFKARWKNLRSKESSRSDDGFNSYALYAYDSVWLVARALDVFFSQGNTVTFSSDPNLKNTNDSNIKLSALDVFNEGERFLQTILEINYTGLTGKIEFDSEKDRINPAYDILNIKSTGPQRVGYWSNHTGFSVVPPETLYSKPSNTSAKNQRLNEIIWPGEVRKPPRGWVFPDNGKPLIIGVPNRVSYKYYASKDNNSLGVKGYCIDIFEAAVQLLPYPVPRTYVLYGDGKRNPSYDNLIGEVNANSFDVAVGDVTIITNRTKFVDFTQPFMESGLVVVAPVKGAKSSPWSFLKPFTIEMWAVTGALFLFVGAVIWILEHRFNEEFRGPPRRQIITVFWFSFSTMFFSHRENTVSTLGRFVLLIWLFVVLIINSSYTASLTSILTVQQLTSRIEGMDSLITSNEAIGVQDGSFAWKYLVNELNIAPSRIMLLKDEVEYLSALQRGPRGGGVAAIVDELPYIKALLSNSNCKFRTVGQEFTRTGWGFAFQRDSPLAVDMSTAILQLSEEGKLERIRKKWLTYDHECTMQISDTENYQISVQSFWGLFLICGIVWLIALTLFCWKVFWQYQRLRPEVSDEERTSEEAGSSSRPGRSLRAASFKDLIKVVDRREAEIKEMLREKSSKKLKASQSSAENSQSKHSETSIEAVT is encoded by the exons ATGGAGAACAAAGTGGTTGCAGCCATTGGTCCACAATCTTCAGGACTTGGTCACATAATCTCTCATGTGGCTAATGAGCTCCATGTACCTCTCTTGTCATTTGCAGCAACAGACCCTACTCTTTCTTCGCTTCAATTCCCTTATTTCCTTCGTACCACACTAAACGACAACTTCCAGATGAAAGCAATCGCGGATTTTGTATCCTATTGTAGATGGAGACAAGTTGTTGCGATCTTTGTGGATGATGAGTATGGTAGGAACGGAGTATCTGCTTTGGGTGATGCTTTAGCCAAGAAACGTGCCAAGATCTCTTACAAGGCTGCAATAACACCTGGTGCAGGTAATAGCTCAATCAGTGGCTTATTGGCTTCTGTTAATCTGATGGAATCTCGCATCTTTGTTGTTCATGTCAATCCTGATTCGGGTTTGAACATATTCTCTGTCGCCAAGTCTCTTGGTATGATGGGAAGTGGCTATGTCTGGATCACCACTGATTGGCTTCTTACAGCTTTGGATTCCATGGAACCGTTGGATACCAAAGCTATGGATCTCTTGCAAGGAGTGGTTGCTTTTCGCCATTACACACCTGAGAGTGAAAAGAAGAGACGGTTTAAAGCAAGATGGAAAAACCTTAGATCCAAGGAGAGTTCAAGAAGTGATGATGGCTTTAATTCTTACGCGCTGTATGCTTATGATTCTGTTTGGTTAGTAGCTCGTGCTCTTGATGTTTTCTTCAGCCAAGGCAATACAGTGACTTTCTCTAGTGATCCTAATCTGAAAAATACCAACGACAGTAACATTAAGCTATCAGCACTTGACGTTTTCAATGAAGGGGAGAGGTTTTTACAGACCATTCTCGAGATAAACTATACAGGTCTGACCGGAAAAATCGAGTTTGATTCAGAGAAAGACAGGATTAATCCAGCCTACGATATTCTTAACATAAAAAGTACAGGTCCACAGAGGGTTGGGTACTGGTCGAATCATACAGGTTTCTCAGTTGTGCCTCCGGAGACATTATACTCTAAGCCTTCAAACACATCTGCTAAAAACCAACGTCTCAATGAGATCATATGGCCAGGGGAAGTAAGAAAGCCACCTCGGGGTTGGGTTTTCCCTGACAATGGAAAACCGCTCATCATCGGGGTGCCTAACCGTGTGAGCTACAAATACTATGCTTCTAAGGACAATAACTCGCTTGGTGTTAAAGGCTATTGCATCGACATCTTTGAAGCTGCGGTTCAATTGCTTCCGTATCCTGTTCCACGTACTTATGTACTATACGGGGACGGGAAGAGAAACCCTTCATATGACAACCTCATAGGTGAAGTTAATGCAAAT AGTTTCGATGTAGCTGTTGGAGATGTTACAATCATTACAAACAGAACCAAGTTTGTAGATTTCACGCAGCCATTTATGGAATCAGGGCTTGTGGTGGTAGCTCCAGTGAAGGGGGCCAAGTCTAGTCCTTGGTCGTTCTTGAAGCCATTCACTATAGAGATGTGGGCTGTGACCGGCgccctttttctctttgttggaGCCGTCATTTGGATTCTTGAACACCGTTTTAACGAAGAATTCCGCGGACCTCCTAGGCGTCAAATCATTACTGTCTTCTG GTTTAGCTTCTCAACAATGTTCTTCTCTCACA GGGAGAACACAGTCAGCACGCTGGGGAGGTTTGTGCTACTCATATGGTTATTTGTGGTTCTAATCATCAACTCGAGTTACACGGCGAGTCTCACTTCAATCCTCACCGTTCAACAGCTAACATCACGGATAGAAGGAATGGACAGTCTAATAACAAGTAACGAAGCCATTGGAGTCCAAGACGGTAGCTTCGCGTGGAAATATCTGGTCAATGAACTTAACATAGCTCCATCAAGAATCATGCTGTTGAAAGACGAAGTAGAATATCTCTCTGCTCTTCAACGTGGTCCTAGAGGCGGTGGCGTTGCAGCCATAGTTGACGAGCTTCCCTACATTAAAGCCCTCTTGTCAAACAGCAACTGCAAGTTCCGTACTGTTGGACAGGAGTTCACCCGGACAGGCTGGGGATTT GCCTTCCAGAGAGACTCTCCTCTAGCTGTAGACATGTCGACTGCGATCCTGCAGCTGTCCGAAGAAGGGAAACTCGAGAGAATCCGAAAGAAATGGCTTACCTACGACCACGAATGCACAATGCAGATTTCAGACACAGAAAACTATCAAATCTCGGTACAGAGTTTTTGGGGACTCTTCTTGATCTGTGGCATCGTTTGGTTGATTGCACTGACACTCTTCTGCTGGAAAGTGTTCTGGCAATACCAACGGTTAAGACCAGAAGTGAGTGATGAAGAAAGGACGAGCGAAGAGGCTGGTTCTTCTTCTAGACCAGGGAGAAGTTTGAGAGCGGCAAGTTTCAAGGATCTGATCAAAGTTGTTGATAGGAGAGAAGCAGAGATCAAGGAGATGCTTAGGGAGAAGAGCAGTAAGAAACTCAAAGCTAGCCAAAGCTCAGCTGAGAATTCGCAATCAAAACATTCTGAAACCTCCATAGAGGCGGTTACATAG
- the LOC104753327 gene encoding F-box protein At5g65850-like — protein MKTRRQHVSEDDVIISRHHTRPKTSGGNALPIPIDLVYEIFSRLPAKSVAICRCVSKLWASTLGCADFTELFFTRSLARPQLLFARKIRGVLSFFSLPQALSFKIRIGLLHGLVCLINKRIINEKTETVPVICKFSTGQFLPLPKVKSERVNVISYLGYDPIGKQFKVLAMTCPSPKYGNLRRICEEHQVLTLGYGKLSWRMIDSSVPPQLLYKDFETGICINGGLYYQASVDGVICFDVRSEKFTVINLDKGVISLNLCGTLVNYNGKLGALLMCQILS, from the exons ATGAAAACACGGCGGCAACACGTCTCTGAGGATGATGTAATCATTTCTCGACACCATACGCGGCCGAAGACCTCAGGAGGAAACGCATTACCGATCCCAATTGATCTCGTTTACGAGATATTCTCGAGGTTGCCGGCGAAATCTGTAGCGATATGTCGTTGCGTGTCAAAGCTATGGGCCTCCACACTTGGCTGTGCAGATTTCACTGAGTTGTTCTTCACCAGATCTTTGGCTCGTCCGCAGCTATTGTTCGCCCGCAAAATCAGAGGTGTGTTATCCTTTTTCTCCTTGCCTCAGGCCCTCAGCTTCAAAATCCGGAT TGGTCTTCTCCATGGCTTGGTCTGTCTTATAAATAAGCGGATCATAAATGAAAAGACGGAAACGGTGCCGGTGATATGTAAATTTAGCACCGGTCAGTTTTTACCTTTACCCAAAGTGAAGTCGGAGAGAGTTAATGTGATAAGCTACTTAGGATATGATCCGATTGGTAAACAATTCAAGGTACTGGCCATGACCTGTCCAAGTCCAAAATATGGCAACCTAAGGAGGATATGTGAGGAGCATCAAGTTCTAACATTAGGGTATGGAAAACTGTCATGGAGAATGATCGACTCTAGTGTTCCCCCTCAACTTCtatataaagattttgaaaCTGGAATATGCATCAATGGTGGTTTGTATTATCAGGCTTCGGTTGATGGGGTaatttgctttgatgttaggtctgaaaAGTTTACAGTTATTAACCTTGACAAGGGTGTGATATCTTTAAATTTGTGTGGAACTCTGGTTAACTACAATGGTAAATTAGGTGCACTCTTGATGTGTCAGATATTGAGTTGA
- the LOC104749628 gene encoding transmembrane protein 97: protein MGAICKVIDAVLFLYFALMAVVAPLIDGQMSLPGDIFPSFLVDLNRWYVAEFGDYLAIEKPHFLVGLVWHELLLLWPLSILNVYAILAGKSWFGTTSMVYGASVVTSMAAILGEMIGSGKASEKLLMVYVPFMGVGVLALLRGLLSQPNNGAVGKRPIVLARRKRA from the exons ATGGGAGCAATTTGCAAGGTGATCGATGCTGTTCTCTTCTTGTACTTTGCTCTCATGGCGGTCGTTGCGCCGCTCATCGACGGCCAAATGAGTCTTCCCGGAGATATCTTCCCTTCGTTTCTCGTCGATCTGAACCGCTGGTACGTCGCCGAATTCGGGGATTATCTTGCCATTGAGAAGCCGCATTTCCTCGTCGGACTCGTATGGCACGAGCTTCTGCTTCTCTGGCCGCTCTCGATCCTCAACGTCTACGCAATTCTCGCCGGGAAATCGTGGTTCGGTACCACATCTATGGTGTACGGAGCTTCCGTCGTGACTTCAATG GCTGCTATACTGGGAGAGATGATAGGTTCAGGGAAGGCATCTGAGAAATTGTTGATGGTGTATGTACCATTCATGGGTGTTGGTGTTCTTGCTCTTCTCCGCGGTCTTCTTTCTCAACCAAACAATGGAGCTGTTGGCAAGAGACCCATTGTTTTGGCCAGGAGAAAGCGTGCTTAA
- the LOC104749629 gene encoding homeobox-leucine zipper protein HDG3-like codes for MGTTFSGVGGDDIRMMTMKNINDPGRPPGVVFSAATSFWVPAPPKIVFDFLRDVDHRASWDVLCAGGVVHKISEIANGRDSRNCATLLRNEIPFEKKMMIIQETSTDPTASFVIYAPVDTESIEGVLSAGQDPDYVALLPSGFAILPDGMGDQPGGNGGGGSLLTVSFQMLVEGVDLGKLSITSVATVENLIRTTVLRIKALFPFQIATPSLGK; via the exons ATGGGGACTACATTTTCTGGTGTTGGAGGAGATGATATCAGAATGATGACAATGAAGAACATAAATGATCCAGGAAGGCCTCCTGGTGTCGTTTTTTCTGCAGCCACTTCGTTTTGGGTTCCTGCTCCTCCTAAGATTGTCTTTGACTTTCTCAGAGATGTGGATCATCGAGCCAGT TGGGATGTCCTCTGCGCCGGAGGGGTTGTGCACAAGATATCAGAAATTGCAAATGGGAGAGACAGCAGGAACTGTGCAACTTTACTCAGG aATGAAATTccttttgagaagaagatgatgataattCAAGAGACCTCTACTGATCCAACAGCTTCATTTGTGATCTATGCGCCTGTTGATACGGAATCAATAGAGGGTGTTCTCAGTGCAGGTCAAGATCCTGACTACGTGGCTCTCCTGCCATCTGGTTTTGCTATTCTTCCGGATGGTATGGGTGATCAGCCTGGAGGaaacggaggaggaggatcacTCCTGACCGTTTCCTTCCAGATGCTGGTTGAAGGAGTTGATTTGGGTAAGCTGAGTATTACCTCTGTTGCAACCGTTGAGAACCTGATTCGTACAACCGTGCTGAGGATCAAagctttgtttccttttcagaTTGCAACACCCTCACTCG GAAAGTAA